Proteins encoded together in one Ipomoea triloba cultivar NCNSP0323 chromosome 4, ASM357664v1 window:
- the LOC116016928 gene encoding protein SUPPRESSOR OF K(+) TRANSPORT GROWTH DEFECT 1, giving the protein MYSNFKEQAIEYVRQAVQEDNAGNYAKAFPLYMNALEYFKTHLKYEKNPKIKEAITQKFTEYLRRAEEIRAVLDEGGTGPASNGDAAVASRSKTKPKDGEDGEDPEQSKLRAGLNSAIIREKPNVKWSDVAGLESAKQALQEAVILPVKFPQFFTGKRRPWRAFLLYGPPGTGKSYLAKAVATEAESTFFSVSSSDLVSKWMGESEKLVSNLFQMARESAPSIIFIDEIDSLCGQRGEGNESEASRRIKTELLVQMQGVGHNDDKVLVLAATNTPYALDQAIRRRFDKRIYIPLPDLKARQHMFKVHLGDTPHNLSESGFEDLAHKTEGFSGSDISVCVKDVLFEPVRKTQDAMFFIKTSNDTWMPCGPKQPGAVQTNMQELAAKGLASQIIPPPITKTDFDKVLARQRPTVSKSDLDVHERFTQEFGEEG; this is encoded by the exons ATGTATAGCAATTTCAAAGAGCAGGCGATCGAGTATGTGCGGCAAGCGGTGCAGGAGGACAATGCGGGGAACTACGCCAAGGCGTTCCCGCTGTACATGAACGCCTTGGAATACTTCAAGACGCACCTCAAGTACGAGAAGAACCCCAAGATCAAGGAGGCGATCACCCAGAAGTTCACGGAGTACTTGCGCCGTGCCGAGGAGATCCGAGCTGTGCTTGATGAGGGCGGCACCGGCCCCGCTTCTAACGGGGATGCGGCCGTTGCTTCCAGGTCTAAGACTAAGCCTAAGGATGGGGAGGACGGGGAGGATCCTGAGCAGTCCAAGCTCCGGGCTGGGCTCAACTCGGCGATCATTAGAGAAAAGCCTAATGTCAAGTGGAGTGATGTTGCCGGGCTAGAGAGCGCTAAGCAGGCCTTGCAGGAGGCTGTGATTTTGCCTGTTAAGTTTCCTCAGTTTTTCACTG GCAAGAGGCGCCCATGGAGAGCTTTTCTTTTATATGGTCCTCCTGGAACAGGGAAGTCCTACTTAGCTAAGGCTGTTGCTACTGAGGCAGAGTCAACATTTTTCAG TGTATCATCATCTGACCTTGTTTCAAAGTGGATGGGGGAAAGTGAAAAGCTTGTTTCTAACCTTTTCCAAATGGCCCGTGAGAGTGCTCCTTCCATTATATTCATCGATGAAATAGATTCCTTGTGTGGACAACGTGGGGAAGGAAATGAGAGTGAAGCATCCAGGCGTATCAAAACAGAGCTACTTGTGCAGATGCAG GGGGTTGGACATAATGATGATAAAGTTCTCGTCCTTGCAGCCACAAATACTCCATATGCTCTTGATCAG GCAATTAGGAGACGATTTGACAAGCGGATATACATCCCTCTACCAGATTTGAAGGCGCGGCAACACATGTTCAAA GTTCATTTAGGGGACACCCCTCACAACTTGAGTGAAAGTGGCTTCGAAGATTTGGCTCATAAAACGGAAGGTTTTTCTGGCTCTGATATATCTGTTTGT GTTAAAGATGTCCTCTTTGAACCTGTTCGTAAAACACAAGATGCTATGTTCTTCATTAAGACTTCTAATGATACATGGATGCCATGTGGACCAAAGCAACCAGGTGCTGTCCAAACAAATATGCAAGAGCTTGCTGCAAAAGGGCTTGCTTCACAG